The following coding sequences are from one Ooceraea biroi isolate clonal line C1 chromosome 5, Obir_v5.4, whole genome shotgun sequence window:
- the LOC105287533 gene encoding uncharacterized protein LOC105287533: protein MFLTMSRYLGLILVITAFTHAYGAKKCEGSGLGLKYVWGDALTDSDDCIGPNNMQYPSAAISKSFKNLWASSSRTARSHQPRTIDPQLTRQTLLHNYRAAHGDYSIAGNARTGRAFSAKESCGSPARLCKTRYNTTAPMYGISLTSGQPVTIVQKFPDLLQQVVFEVCESKECDVVHGECTQTYVPYLFLVIPLGPVTLTGQDYVLVESGCVCKPRNSASASTVDAPPAVPSF from the exons ATGTTCCTCACG ATGTCCAGGTATCTCGGTCTGATACTTGTTATCACAGCATTCACGCATGCATACGGTGCCAAGAAGTGCGAGGGCAGTGGTCTAGGTCTGAAATATGTGTGGGGTGACGCGCTCACCGATTCTGATGACTGCATAGGACCGAATAACATGCAGTATCCTTC CGCCGCGATATCGAAGAGCTTTAAGAATCTCTGGGCGAGCAGTAGTCGAACCGCGCGATCGCATCAGCCACGGACGATTGATCCCCAACTGACGAGGCAGACGCTGCTGCACAACTACAGAGCGGCCCACGGGGACTACTCCATCGCCGGAAACGCTCGGACCG GCCGTGCGTTTTCTGCGAAGGAAAGTTGCGGCTCGCCCGCCAGACTCTGCAAAACGAGGTACAACACCACGGCGCCTATGTACGGCATCAGCCTAACCAGCGGGCAACCTGTAACGATCGTTCAGAAGTTCCCTGATCTTCTGCAGCAGGTTGTCTTCGAGGTCTGCGA ATCGAAGGAATGCGACGTGGTTCACGGCGAGTGCACACAGACCTACGTGCCGTACCTGTTCCTAGTGATTCCCCTCGGTCCGGTGACCCTGACCGGCCAGGATTACGTGTTGGTGGAGAGCGGTTGCGTCTGCAAGCCGAGAAATTCGGCGAGCGCGTCCACGGTGGATGCCCCACCTGCCGTACCAAGCTTCTAA
- the LOC105287532 gene encoding 28S ribosomal protein S23, mitochondrial isoform X1: MAQSRLERIGTVYTRVISLLKGKGMKSEDKPLWVSVYEAFPPKYEPRFDRQLPRKKIAPIFYREDRIRAKFHRDQSFMPATDLATENVKSMTQRFLVTYKSIREKEKLEEDEAYEQALQQYNSEREARMESRKVGNETSRRL, from the exons ATGGCGCAAAGCAGATTGGAGAGAATTGGTACAGTCTATACtag ggTTATCTCGTTGTTAAAGGGTAAAGGTATGAAGAGTGAAGATAAGCCACTATGGGTGTCTGTGTATGAGGCTTTCCCACCAAAGTATGAACCTAGATTTGACAGACAACTTCCAAGAAAAAAGATTGCTCCAATTTTTTACAGAGAGGATCGCATCCGAGC AAAGTTTCACAGGGATCAGAGCTTTATGCCAGCAACTGATCTAGCAACAGAAAACGTAAAATCCATGACACAGAGGTTTCTAGTAACGTACAAATCAATACGAGAG aAGGAAAAGTTAGAGGAAGACGAAGCATATGAGCAAGCATTGCAACAGTACAATTCTGAAAGAGAAGCAAGAATGGAGTCAAGAAAAGTAGGAAATGAAACATCTAGACGTTTGTAA
- the LOC105287535 gene encoding Golgi SNAP receptor complex member 2 produces METLYHQTNKLVQETQHLFSQLETRTSSADQQEVQEAIESKINLINSNCERLDVLCLKGPVSQRQNARMRVDQLKYDSRHLGAALTMWRNRVLRQERERTEREALLARKFTTNDHVDIMIDHTAQHSNSLQNAVHGVDDLLHQGSSVLDNLRSQRMTLKGAHKRLIDIGNTLGLSNTTMRLIEQRAKQDGFILIAGMTFTCIVIVLVIVYLT; encoded by the exons ATGGAGACATTGTACCATCAGACCAACAAATTGGTGCAGGAGACACAGCACCTCTTCTCGCAACTGGAGACGCGAACGTCTAGCGCGGATCAGCAGGAAGTCCAGGAGGCGATAGAGAGCAAGATCAACCTTATCAATAG CAATTGCGAGCGTCTGGACGTGCTGTGTCTGAAGGGTCCGGTGTCGCAGAGACAGAATGCCCGAATGCGAGTGGACCAGCTGAAGTACGACAGCCGTCACCTCGGCGCAGCTCTGACCATGTGGCGCAACCGTGTGCTGCGCCAGGAGAGGGaaaggacagagagagaggccCTACTGGCCAGGAAGTTCACTACTAATGATCACGTGGATATTATGATCGATCACACCGCACAGCATAGCAACAGTTTACAAAACGCCGTTCACGGCGTGGACGATTTGCTGCATCAAGGCAGTAGCGTCCTGGACAACCTCAGGTCGCAGAGGATGACGCTGAAAGGAGCCCACAAGCGGCTGATAGACATCGGTAATACTCTGGGCCTCTCCAACACCACCATGAGGCTTATAGAGCAAAGAGCCAAGCAGGAcggatttattttaatcgccGGGATGACGTTCACGTGTATAGTAATTGTTCTAGTGATAGTTTATCTTACTTAA
- the LOC105287532 gene encoding 28S ribosomal protein S23, mitochondrial isoform X2, with product MKSEDKPLWVSVYEAFPPKYEPRFDRQLPRKKIAPIFYREDRIRAKFHRDQSFMPATDLATENVKSMTQRFLVTYKSIREKEKLEEDEAYEQALQQYNSEREARMESRKVGNETSRRL from the exons ATGAAGAGTGAAGATAAGCCACTATGGGTGTCTGTGTATGAGGCTTTCCCACCAAAGTATGAACCTAGATTTGACAGACAACTTCCAAGAAAAAAGATTGCTCCAATTTTTTACAGAGAGGATCGCATCCGAGC AAAGTTTCACAGGGATCAGAGCTTTATGCCAGCAACTGATCTAGCAACAGAAAACGTAAAATCCATGACACAGAGGTTTCTAGTAACGTACAAATCAATACGAGAG aAGGAAAAGTTAGAGGAAGACGAAGCATATGAGCAAGCATTGCAACAGTACAATTCTGAAAGAGAAGCAAGAATGGAGTCAAGAAAAGTAGGAAATGAAACATCTAGACGTTTGTAA
- the LOC105287530 gene encoding WD repeat-containing protein 46: MEPSANKNRYHGTKPTNKKYRGKAPVNPKLLKKYSRGPGIDLKPETSAIKHKVLRAKLRNKEKAIKKATEAAARSEFLLTEEDGYLEAETGEVTVQYRQRQIVDNVDITSATKQFKLDLQFGTYCFRYTRNGRHLLLGGKQGHVAAFDWVTKKLACEMNVMESVHDVTWLHLETMFAVAQKDWVYVYDNQGIELHCLKRMNGVTKLEFLPYHFLLASGSRDGHVAWLDVSVGKLVSRYNSNLGRISVMTQNPSNALLCVGDSKGVVSMWSPNSVKPLAKMLCHHQPLMTCTIHPYGTYMATSSIDRSLKIWDIRQLAGPVSHVNLRSPAHRMSYSQRGLLALAMGNVVEVYRETSSEFKPYLRHRTARNVCCVRFCPYEDALGMSTANEFSSLLVPGSAEANYDALEVNPFMTKSQRRETEVKALLEKIQPEFITLEPTNIAEVDVDTLKDKVEAKKNLLYIKPKTIDFKPRRTKTKGKGGTAKIIKTKRILKELSRREKIQAHREETRQEATLKTDEDQSKHYGVLNRFLPKK; the protein is encoded by the exons atggaGCCATCAG cgaataaaaatagataccATGGCACAAAACcaactaataaaaaatatcgaggGAAGGCACCAGTCAATCCAAAACTATTGAAGAAATATTCCAGAGGTCCTGGAATTGATTTGAAGCCAGAAACGAGTGCGATAAAACACAAGGTACTTAGAGCAAAGCTACGGAATAAGGAAAAGGCCATAAAGAAGGCGACGGAAGCTGCTGCCCGATCGGAGTTCCTACTGACGGAGGAGGATGGCTACTTGGAAGCTGAAACTGGTGAAGTCACCGTTCAGTATCGACAGAGGCAAATTGTGGACAACGTGGATATAACGAGCGCGACCAAACAGTTTAAGCTCGATCTGCAATTTGGCACGTACTGCTTCCGATACACGAGAAACGGCAGGCACCTGCTGTTGGGTGGTAAACAGGGCCATGTGGCGGCTTTCGACTGGGTGACGAAGAAACTGGCCTGCGAGATGAACGTAATGGAGTCCGTGCACGATGTTACATGGTTACACCTGGAAACCATGTTCGCGGTTGCGCAAAAGGATTGGGTTTACGTGTACGATAATCAGGGAATCGAGTTGCATTGCCTGAAAAGGATGAACGGCGTGACGAAGCTGGAATTCTTGCCCTATCATTTCTTGCTCGCCAGCGGATCGAGGGACGGCCATGTGGCTTGGTTGGACGTGTCTGTGGGCAAGCTCGTCTCCCGTTACAATTCGAATCTGGGCAGAATATCT GTGATGACACAAAATCCAAGCAATGCGTTGCTGTGCGTGGGCGACTCGAAGGGAGTGGTGTCCATGTGGTCTCCAAATTCTGTTAAACCACTAGCGAAGATGCTTTGTCATCATCAGCCGTTGATGACGTGCACCATTCATCCATACGGGACGTACATGGCCACCAGTTCCATCGATAGGTCCTTGAAGATATGGGACATTAGACAGCTAGCGGGACCAGTGAGCCACGTGAATCTTCGTTCCCCTGCTCATCGCATGTCTTACAGCCAGCGTGGCTTGCTCGCACTCGCAATGGGCAATGTAGTAGAAGTTTACAG AGAAACGTCTAGCGAATTTAAGCCATATCTGCGACACAGGACCGCCCGCAATGTGTGTTGCGTGAGATTCTGCCCGTACGAAGACGCGCTGGGAATGTCCACGGCGAATGAATTTTCGTCGCTCCTCGTGCCGGGAAGCGCGGAAGCGAATTACGACGCGCTCGAAGTTAATCCGTTCATGACCAAGAGCCAGAGGCGAGAAACGGAAGTGAAAGCGCTTCTGGAAAAGATACAGCCGGAATTCATCACTCTTGAGCCCACGAATATAGCTGAGGTCGATGTGGATACTTTGAAGGACAAAGTGGAAGCGAAGAAGAATCTTTTG TATATTAAACCGAAAACAATAGACTTCAAACCCCGACGAACGAAAACCAAGGGAAAAGGTGGCACTGCgaagataataaaaactaaaaggATACTGAAAGAACTAAGTCGTCGG GAAAAGATTCAGGCACATCGCGAAGAAACACGGCAGGAAGCAACACTAAAAACTGATGAGGATCAAAGCAAACATTATGGTGTATTAAACAGATTCCTTCCGAAGAAATAG